The Panicum virgatum strain AP13 chromosome 5K, P.virgatum_v5, whole genome shotgun sequence genome has a window encoding:
- the LOC120706709 gene encoding uncharacterized protein LOC120706709: MLLKSYIRPTPFCHRLASRIVHYHIYTAIQVLSHKLRPPPDLPAQARAGRPAAKTEGMDRTYKGGIKAYWKRRGYYRVDAAAAQRRPPLPTAELGGGVAQPPPKPEDGGSGRRRRRGWRVRRGQLGRRLLRALSPRRWLVRLRDAYVSAMLRLASSPAAGCGAGAPYCASTPHVAAFARPPQLKEYDEKVLVEIYRSILARGGPLPLAVPGDGAGAVGAPAAATLRLPTAV, from the coding sequence ATGCTTCTTAAATCATACATCAGGCCTACTCCATTCTGCCACCGTCTCGCATCTCGCATCGTACACTACCATATCTATACAGCCATACAGGTGCTCTCCCACAAGCTTCGCCCACCTCCTGACCTCCCAGCCCaagcgcgcgccggccggcctgctGCCAAGACCGAAGGCATGGACCGCACCTACAAGGGCGGCATCAAGGCGTACTGGAAGCGCCGGGGCTACTAccgcgtcgacgccgccgccgcgcagcgccgcccgccgctcccgACCGCGGAGCTCGGAGGTGGCGtcgcccagccgccgccgaagccggAGGACGGCGGctccggccggcgccggcgccgcgggtgGCGCGTGCGCCGCGGCCAGCTGGGCCGGCGCCTGCTCCGCGCGCTCTCGCCGCGCCGATGGCTCGTGCGGCTCCGCGACGCGTACGTGTCGGCCATGCTGCGGCtggcctcctcccccgccgccgggtgcggcgccggcgcgccctaCTGCGCGTCGACGCCCCACGTCGCCGCCTTcgcgcggccgccgcagctCAAGGAGTACGACGAAAAAGTGCTGGTCGAGATCTACAGGTCCATACTCGCGCGCGGCGGGCCCCTCCCGCTCGCCGtccccggcgacggcgccggcgccgtcggtgcgcctgccgccgccaccctaCGGCTACCCACGGCTGTTTGA